A portion of the Malania oleifera isolate guangnan ecotype guangnan chromosome 3, ASM2987363v1, whole genome shotgun sequence genome contains these proteins:
- the LOC131151241 gene encoding uncharacterized protein LOC131151241 encodes MKVPLPNRFKMPTFERCESLSDPIDHLDTFRVLMQLQGAPDAIMCRAFAVTLKGSARDWYWTLRPRSIGSFLEMEQLFTSHFLNSQRIVKTTSHLMSMVQGERETLKKFMHRFNTSTLEVCNLDMGVALAALTTALQPGSFLYSLGKNPRVDMGEWMARAQKYINLEEMMDTRGSHIEFKTKGNSQEMGESSRFAKRHENAMLLASPNMIRQFSKFSTYTPLNIPRFEVLMQIRKKDYVSWPKPMRTLLYKQNMSKFCQFQKDRGHNTKEYIQLRNKIEALIKRGYLSRFIKKEDLTREPREQKRPNANDKEEQVIGEIAVIFGGSASGGDSGGDHKRYAKQVLSVEKGEPNSKINRQGEDIIFDSRDEERVQQPHDDALLLSLLVANSKSGTY; translated from the coding sequence ATGAAGGTCCCGCTGCCCAacagattcaagatgcccacctttgagagGTGTGAGAGTCTTTCCGACCCAATCGACCACTTGGATACCTTTAGGGTGCTAATGCAACTGCAAGGCGCTCCTGATGCCATTATGTGTCGAGCCTTTGCAGTAACCCTCAAGGGTAGCGCCAGAGATTGGTACTGGACCCTGCGACCCAGATCAATCGGCTCCTTCTTGGAGATGGAACAACTATTCACCAGCCATTTCCTCAACAGTCAGAGGATTGTCAAAACAACATCTCACCTAATGAGCATGGTCCAGGGAGAGAGGGAGACACTAAAGAAATTCATGCATCGCTTCAACACGTCAACCCTGGAGGTCTGCAATCTAGACATGGGAGTGGCATTGGCAGCCCTAACCACAGCTCTCCAACCTGGAAGCTTCCTGTACTCATTAGGGAAAAACCCACGGGTTGATATGGGGGAGTGGATGGCCCGAGCGCAAAAGTACATCAACTTGGAAGAGATGATGGACACTAGGGGAAGCCACATTGAGTTTAAGACGAAAGGGAATAGCCAGGAGATGGGTGAATCCTCCAGGTTCGCAAAAAGGCATGAGAACGCAATGCTGCTTGCCAGCCCTAACATGATACGGCAATTTAGTAAGTTCTCCACCTATACACCCCTGAATATACCGCGTTTTGAAGTACTGATGCAAATAAGAAAGAAAGATTATGTCTCGTGGCCCAAACCCATGCGAACTCTCCTGTATAAACAAAACATGTCTAAGTTTTGCCAATTCCAGAAGGATCGCGGGCATAACACAAAGGAGTACATTCAGTTGAGAAACAAAATTGAAGCCCTAATAAAAAGGGGATACCTATCAAGGTTTATCAAAAAAGAAGATCTAACGAGGGAACCTCGCGAGCAAAAAAGACCCAACGCAAACGACAAGGAAGAACAAGTCATAGGGGAAATTGCAgtgatcttcggaggatctgCTAGTGGAGGAGACAGCGGAGGGGATCACAAAAGGTACGCTAAACAAGTGCTCTCAGTAGAAAAAGGGGAACCAAACAGCAAAATAAACAGACAAGGTGAAGATATCATCTTCGACAGCCGAGATGAAGAAAGGGTACAGCAACCGCATGATGACGCATTGCTACTCTCCTTGTTGGTAGCAAACTCAAAGTCAGGCACGTATTAA